A DNA window from Hevea brasiliensis isolate MT/VB/25A 57/8 chromosome 2, ASM3005281v1, whole genome shotgun sequence contains the following coding sequences:
- the LOC110661724 gene encoding ABC transporter B family member 11 produces the protein MAEENGDPRMHEANTSNSQEQEKHSSSNGSKENDKEKAKTVPFLKLFSFADSTDVLLMITGTVGAIGNGVSMPLMSLLLGQMIDSFGGNQSDKDIVNIVSKVSLKYVYLAVGAGAAAFLQVTCWMVTGERQAARIRSYYLKTILRQDIAFFDKETNTGEVVGRMSGDTVLIQDAMGEKVGKFLQLMATFIGGFVIAFVKGWMLALVMLSAIPLLVLAGATVSILISRMATRGQNAYAEAATVVEQTIGSIRTVASFTGEKRAISVYNKYLQIAYKSGAHEGFASGVGIGIVMLVVFSSYAMAVWFGAKMILEKGYSGGQVINVIVAVLTGSMSLGQTSPCMSAFASGQAAAYKMFETIDRKPEIDAYDTSGRVLDDIHGDIELKDVYFSYPARPDEEIFSGFSLSIPSGTTAALVGHSGSGKSTVISLIERFYDPKSGEILIDGINLKEFQLKWIRGKIGLVSQEPVLFSSSIKDNIAYGKDGATIEEIRAAAELANAAKFIDKLPQGLDTMVGEHGTQLSGGQKQRIAIARAILKDPRILLLDEATSALDAESERVVQEALDRIMVNRTTVIVAHRLTTVRNADMIAVIHRGKMVEKGTHSELLEDPDGAYTQLIRLQEVNKETEQAPQDYSRSEISMESFRQSSQRRSLRRSISRGSSRNSSHHSLSLSFGLPTGFNGPENDLADVEDFPSKEQIPEVPIRRLAYLNKPELPVLIVGTIAASINGTILPIYGILISKAIKTFFEPPHELRKDSKFWALMFTTLGLASFVVHPFRTYFFSVAGSKLIQRIRSMCFEKVVHMEIGWFDEPEHSSGAIGARLSTDAATVRALVGDALAQMVQNIATAVAAMVIAFTASWQLAFIILALIPLIGVNGVVQVKFMKGFSADAKMMYEEASQVANDAVGSIRTVASFCAEEKVMQLYEKKCEGPMWTGVRLGLISGIGFGLSSFFLFCFYATSFYAGARLVEGGHITFADVFQVFFALTMAAVGISQSSSIGTDSTKAKAAAASVFAIIDRKSKIDPSDESGTTIENVRGEIELHHVSFKYPSRPDIQIFRDLSLTIRSGKTVALVGESGSGKSTVIALLQRFYDPDSGHITLDGIEIQKLQLRWLRQQMGLVSQEPVLFNDTIRANIAYGKEGDATEAEIIAAAELANAHKFISGLQQGYEAAVGERGVQLSGGQKQRVAIARAIVKSPKILLLDEATSALDAESERVVQDALDRVMVNRTTVVVAHRLSTIKNADVIAVVKNGVIVEKGRHETLINIKDGFYASLVALHMSAQTA, from the exons ATGGCTGAGGAGAACGGGGATCCCAGGATGCATGAGGCCAACACATCAAATTCTCAGGAGCAGGAGAAACACTCCAGCTCCAACGGGAGCAAAGAGAATGACAAAGAGAAAGCTAAGACAGTTCCTTTTCTTAAGCTCTTCTCCTTTGCAGATTCCACTGATGTCTTGTTGATGATTACTGGCACGGTTGGTGCCATTGGGAATGGAGTGTCTATGCCTCTAATGTCGTTGCTATTGGGACAAATGATTGATTCCTTTGGAGGAAACCAGAGTGATAAAGATATAGTTAATATAGTTTCCAAG GTCTCTCTAAAATATGTCTACTTGGCAGTAGGAGCTGGAGCAGCAGCCTTTCTTC AGGTGACCTGCTGGATGGTCACAGGGGAAAGACAGGCAGCACGAATAAGGAGTTACTATTTGAAAACTATATTGAGACAAGATATTGCTTTCTTTGATAAAGAAACAAATACGGGAGAGGTTGTTGGTAGAATGTCTGGTGATACTGTTCTTATACAAGATGCAATGGGTGAAAAG GTTGGAAAATTTCTGCAGCTGATGGCAACATTCATTGGGGGTTTTGTAATAGCATTTGTCAAAGGGTGGATGCTTGCCCTTGTCATGTTATCTGCTATTCCCCTGCTAGTTCTAGCTGGTGCAACTGTGTCCATTTTGATATCCAGGATGGCAACTCGTGGACAAAATGCTTATGCAGAAGCAGCTACTGTAGTAGAACAGACAATTGGCTCAATTAGAACT GTTGCATCTTTTACTGGAGAGAAGCGGGCCATTAGTGTTTACAACAAGTATCTCCAAATTGCTTACAAATCAGGTGCACACGAAGGCTTTGCTTCTGGAGTAGGTATTGGCATAGTCATGTTAGTTGTATTCAGTAGCTATGCCATGGCTGTGTGGTTTGGCGCAAAGATGATATTAGAAAAAGGATATAGTGGAGGACAAGTTATTAATGTGATTGTTGCCGTGTTGACTGGTTCGAT GTCCCTGGGGCAGACATCCCCTTGTATGAGCGCATTTGCTTCTGGTCAAGCCGCAGCGTATAAAATGTTTGAGACTATTGATAGGAAGCCAGAAATAGATGCTTATGATACAAGTGGAAGAGTATTGGATGACATTCATGGAGATATAGAATTGAAAGATGTATATTTCAGTTATCCAGCTAGACCGGATGAGGAGATATTCAGTGGATTCTCTCTTTCCATCCCAAGTGGCACGACTGCAGCATTGGTTGGGCACAGTGGAAGTGGGAAATCAACAGTAATCAGCCTGATAGAGAGATTTTATGATCCAAAATCTGGTGAAATTCTTATAGATGGCATTAACCTCAAAGAATTTCAACTTAAATGGATTAGAGGAAAAATTGGTCTTGTCAGCCAGGAACCGGTGTTGTTTTCTTCTAGCATCAAGGACAATATTGCATATGGGAAGGATGGTGCTACTATTGAAGAGATAAGAGCTGCAGCTGAACTTGCCAATGCtgcaaaattcattgataaactaCCTCAG GGACTTGATACCATGGTTGGTGAGCATGGAACTCAGCTATCTGGTGGTCAGAAGCAGAGAATTGCAATTGCAAGAGCAATCCTGAAGGACCCTCGAATTTTACTTTTAGATGAAGCTACCAGTGCACTTGATGCAGAATCTGAAAGGGTAGTTCAAGAGGCACTAGACAGGATTATGGTCAACCGAACTACTGTTATTGTTGCCCATCGTTTGACCACTGTGAGAAATGCTGATATGATTGCTGTCATTCATAGAGGAAAGATGGTCGAAAAAG GCACGCACTCAGAACTGCTTGAGGATCCTGATGGAGCATACACTCAGCTTATACGCTTACAGGAAGTAAATAAAGAGACAGAACAAGCACCACAGGATTACAGCAGGTCAGAAATTTCTATGGAATCATTTAGACAGTCAAGTCAAAGAAGGTCATTGCGCCGTTCCATAAGTAGGGGATCATCAAGAAATAGCAGCCACCACTCGCTTTCACTCTCATTTGGTTTACCCACAGGATTCAATGGCCCTGAAAATGACCTTGCAGATGTAGAAGATTTTCCATCAAAAGAACAAATTCCAGAGGTCCCCATCCGCCGCCTTGCCTATCTCAACAAGCCAGAACTTCCAGTTCTTATTGTTGGCACTATTGCTGCAAGCATAAATGGTACAATACTTCCAATTTATGGTATACTGATCTCGAAAGCAATCAAAACATTTTTTGAACCACCTCATGAACTGAGAAAGGATTCAAAGTTCTGGGCACTGATGTTTACGACCCTTGGTCTTGCGTCATTTGTGGTACACCCATTCAGAACATACTTCTTTTCTGTAGCTGGGTCCAAGTTAATACAACGGATCAGGTCCATGTGTTTTGAGAAGGTGGTTCACATGGAGATTGGTTGGTTTGATGAGCCTGAGCACTCAAGTGGTGCAATTGGTGCCAGGCTCTCAACAGATGCAGCAACAGTGAGAGCCCTAGTCGGAGATGCATTAGCTCAGATGGTTCAAAACATTGCAACAGCAGTGGCTGCTATGGTCATTGCTTTCACTGCAAGTTGGCAACTAGCATTCATTATCCTTGCATTAATCCCTCTGATAGGTGTCAATGGAGTAGTCCAAGTAAAGTTCATGAAAGGATTCAGTGCAGATGCCAAG ATGATGTACGAAGAAGCTAGCCAAGTTGCTAATGATGCAGTCGGGAGTATAAGAACGGTTGCTTCTTTCTGTGCTGAAGAGAAGGTGATGCAACTGTATGAAAAGAAATGTGAGGGGCCTATGTGGACTGGAGTAAGGCTAGGATTGATCAGCGGCATAGGATTTGGACTGTCCTCCTTCTTTTTGTTCTGTTTCTATGCAACTAGTTTCTATGCGGGAGCAAGACTGGTTGAGGGTGGCCACATTACATTTGCAGATGTCTTTCAA GTTTTCTTTGCTTTGACTATGGCAGCTGTAGGAATTTCTCAGTCAAGTTCCATCGGTACTGATTCCACCAAAGCGAAGGCTGCTGCTGCCTCTGTGTTTGCAATCATAGACAGGAAGTCAAAAATAGACCCTAGTGATGAGTCAGGAACAACAATAGAAAATGTAAGAGGAGAAATTGAGCTTCATCATGTAAGCTTTAAGTATCCATCTAGGCCAGATATTCAGATTTTCCGGGACCTCAGCTTAACTATTCGTTCTGGGAAG ACTGTTGCCCTGGTTGGAGAAAGTGGGAGTGGTAAATCTACAGTAATTGCATTGTTGCAGAGATTTTATGATCCGGATTCAGGTCATATCACACTTGATGGAATTGAAATTCAGAAGTTGCAATTGAGGTGGTTAAGGCAGCAGATGGGGCTCGTCAGCCAAGAGCCTGTTTTATTCAATGACACAATCCGTGCCAACATTGCGTATGGAAAGGAAGGAGATGCAACCGAAGCAGAAATTATAGCTGCAGCAGAATTGGCCAATGCCCACAAATTCATAAGTGGTTTACAACAG GGGTATGAAGCCGCAGTAGGGGAGCGAGGAGTCCAGCTGTCTGGAGGACAGAAGCAAAGGGTAGCCATAGCTCGTGCCATAGTCAAGAGTCCAAAGATACTGCTATTAGATGAGGCCACCAGTGCTTTAGATGCTGAATCAGAGAGAGTAGTTCAAGATGCACTAGACCGAGTGATGGTGAACAGGACTACGGTGGTGGTAGCTCATCGGTTATCGACGATCAAGAATGCAGATGTTATTGCAGTGGTTAAGAATGGAGTTATTGTGGAGAAAGGAAGGCATGAGACTCTGATCAACATCAAAGATGGTTTCTACGCCTCCCTGGTAGCACTTCACATGAGTGCTCAAACTGCATAA
- the LOC110661725 gene encoding uncharacterized protein LOC110661725 isoform X2 yields the protein MAEESPRPIRLMNFISEEQLDQAKKARGERVDDGTAQRDRPLYEILKENKDKRDAEFNERFKHRPPKALDEDETEFLDKLEMSKREYELQMAYEEEEQLRIFQAAVAAQSTIMHELNEKPPVPVVQERKTVGKKNPSTRSLNMIIKVKPQAKKAKTHEGNVQPSNIVSTPDVDTEKSSDQVKVPNSDPNEFPEVAKTGLVSYSDESEDDD from the exons ATGGCAGAGGAATCGCCAAGACCCATAAGGTTAATGAATTTCATCTCGGAGGAACAG TTAGATCAGGCTAAGAAAGCAAGAGGTGAGCGGGTCGATGACGGCACTGCCCAGAGAGATAGGCCTCTCTACGAG ATTTTGAAGGAGAATAAAGACAAGCGGGATGCTGAATTCAATGAACGGTTCAAGCATA GGCCTCCTAAAGCTTTGGATGAAGATGAGACTGAGTTTCTTGATAAATTGGAGATG TCAAAGAGGGAATATGAGCTGCAAATGGCATACGAGGAAGAGGAACAGCTTCGGATTTTCCAA GCTGCAGTTGCTGCACAGTCTACCATTATGCATGAATTGAACGAAAAGCCACCTGTTCCTGTAGTTCAG GAACGGAAAACCGTTGGGAAGAAGAATCCATCTACTCGCTCATTAAATATGATTATTAAGGTCAAACCACAGGCAAAGAAAGCAAAGACACATGAAGGCAATGTTCAACCTTCAAACATTGTGAGCACACCTGATGTTGATACTGAAAAATCTTCAGACCAAGTGAAAGTACCTAATAGTGATCCTAACGAGTTCCCTGAGGTTGCTAAAACTGGTCTTGTGTCATATAGCGATGAAAGTGAGGATGATGATTAG
- the LOC110661725 gene encoding uncharacterized protein LOC110661725 isoform X1 — protein MAEESPRPIRLMNFISEEQLDQAKKARGERVDDGTAQRDRPLYEILKENKDKRDAEFNERFKHRPPKALDEDETEFLDKLEMSKREYELQMAYEEEEQLRIFQAAVAAQSTIMHELNEKPPVPVVQCMQERKTVGKKNPSTRSLNMIIKVKPQAKKAKTHEGNVQPSNIVSTPDVDTEKSSDQVKVPNSDPNEFPEVAKTGLVSYSDESEDDD, from the exons ATGGCAGAGGAATCGCCAAGACCCATAAGGTTAATGAATTTCATCTCGGAGGAACAG TTAGATCAGGCTAAGAAAGCAAGAGGTGAGCGGGTCGATGACGGCACTGCCCAGAGAGATAGGCCTCTCTACGAG ATTTTGAAGGAGAATAAAGACAAGCGGGATGCTGAATTCAATGAACGGTTCAAGCATA GGCCTCCTAAAGCTTTGGATGAAGATGAGACTGAGTTTCTTGATAAATTGGAGATG TCAAAGAGGGAATATGAGCTGCAAATGGCATACGAGGAAGAGGAACAGCTTCGGATTTTCCAA GCTGCAGTTGCTGCACAGTCTACCATTATGCATGAATTGAACGAAAAGCCACCTGTTCCTGTAGTTCAG TGTATGCAGGAACGGAAAACCGTTGGGAAGAAGAATCCATCTACTCGCTCATTAAATATGATTATTAAGGTCAAACCACAGGCAAAGAAAGCAAAGACACATGAAGGCAATGTTCAACCTTCAAACATTGTGAGCACACCTGATGTTGATACTGAAAAATCTTCAGACCAAGTGAAAGTACCTAATAGTGATCCTAACGAGTTCCCTGAGGTTGCTAAAACTGGTCTTGTGTCATATAGCGATGAAAGTGAGGATGATGATTAG